From Sulfolobales archaeon, the proteins below share one genomic window:
- a CDS encoding ABC transporter permease, whose translation MVGLIDSVISRIMDVFFVIPTFFIALTLVAIYGSNIYLIMLIIGATTRPTTARIMRAQVYVVREHPYVEAVKTLGAGDLRIMIRHVLPASIPPAIANTILLVGNAIIIEAGLSYLGLGDPNMPSWGRIIYEGQPYIASAWWISLFPGVFLVITVLGLNFLGDSLYRIFTPRIRMQG comes from the coding sequence TTGGTAGGGTTGATAGATAGTGTAATTAGCAGGATTATGGATGTATTCTTCGTTATACCTACCTTTTTCATAGCATTAACACTGGTTGCGATCTATGGTAGCAATATATATCTTATCATGCTTATCATAGGAGCAACTACACGGCCTACTACTGCGAGAATTATGAGAGCACAGGTCTATGTTGTGAGAGAACACCCCTATGTTGAAGCTGTTAAAACCCTTGGAGCTGGAGATCTGAGGATCATGATCAGACATGTGCTTCCAGCATCGATTCCTCCTGCTATTGCAAACACCATACTTCTAGTGGGAAACGCGATCATTATAGAAGCTGGCTTAAGCTATCTAGGTCTAGGAGATCCCAACATGCCTAGCTGGGGGAGGATAATATATGAGGGTCAGCCCTATATCGCGTCTGCTTGGTGGATCTCGCTTTTCCCAGGAGTTTTTCTGGTGATCACGGTTCTAGGTCTGAACTTTCTAGGAGATTCTTTGTATAGGATCTTCACACCTAGAATCAGGATGCAAGGGTAG
- a CDS encoding flavin reductase family protein produces MFFQKLRRVDLEDGERVLYPVIPTVVVAEYEGRIGGMMAAWWTQLSSKPFLVGVLIAPERYTYALIKKSRIYSLNFLDSKYIDRTPYLGDVSERFFRDKIRRGGFTILRGEVLGAPILGEASASLEIELRRIVETGDHDLFIGEVKAVYAAEDFKGLWKLESYNPLMYLGRTRKPEQIKRIYAVCREYEIREIPFAPEPLREYAEKRISIINKVRGLYKEMKSRSREDILKAIAELLKEEGLDSEDAEFYYEEVRRSQA; encoded by the coding sequence ATGTTCTTCCAAAAACTTAGAAGAGTAGATCTTGAGGATGGCGAAAGAGTGTTGTATCCTGTAATTCCTACAGTTGTGGTTGCAGAGTATGAAGGAAGAATTGGAGGTATGATGGCTGCTTGGTGGACTCAACTCTCTTCTAAACCTTTTCTAGTTGGTGTTTTAATTGCTCCTGAGAGGTATACGTATGCTCTGATTAAGAAGTCGAGGATTTATTCTCTGAATTTTCTAGATTCAAAATATATTGATAGAACTCCTTATCTAGGTGATGTTTCGGAGAGATTCTTCAGAGATAAGATTAGAAGAGGAGGTTTTACAATTCTAAGAGGAGAGGTATTGGGAGCACCCATCCTAGGAGAAGCATCAGCATCTCTAGAGATCGAGCTTAGAAGAATTGTGGAGACAGGAGATCACGATCTTTTTATAGGAGAAGTTAAAGCAGTGTATGCGGCAGAGGATTTCAAAGGATTGTGGAAGCTTGAGAGCTATAATCCTCTAATGTATCTTGGTAGAACTAGAAAACCTGAGCAGATTAAAAGAATCTATGCAGTATGCAGAGAATATGAGATAAGAGAAATACCATTCGCTCCAGAGCCTTTAAGAGAATATGCGGAGAAGAGGATCAGCATTATCAATAAGGTGAGAGGCTTGTACAAGGAAATGAAGAGTAGAAGCAGAGAAGATATTCTGAAAGCTATTGCCGAGCTGTTGAAAGAAGAAGGATTAGATTCTGAAGATGCCGAATTCTACTACGAAGAGGTTAGAAGATCTCAGGCTTAA
- a CDS encoding 2-oxo acid dehydrogenase subunit E2 — MLREIERIEKYTSTGVRVKESIPMSPVREVIAKRMVESLQTMAQVTLTTEAIVDALVEVREELLKELGEGIRVTYTDILVKTVAMLLREHPYINATLEEDKIKILE; from the coding sequence GTGCTAAGAGAAATTGAGAGAATAGAGAAGTACACTAGTACAGGTGTTAGAGTTAAAGAGTCTATACCTATGTCTCCAGTAAGAGAGGTAATAGCTAAGCGTATGGTTGAAAGTCTTCAAACCATGGCTCAAGTAACTCTTACTACGGAGGCTATAGTTGACGCTCTAGTTGAGGTTAGAGAAGAACTCTTAAAAGAATTAGGTGAAGGGATTAGAGTAACATATACAGATATCCTAGTTAAGACCGTGGCAATGCTACTAAGAGAACATCCATACATAAACGCTACTTTAGAAGAGGATAAAATTAAGATATTAGAA